A window of Sulfurimonas gotlandica GD1 contains these coding sequences:
- a CDS encoding peptidyl-prolyl cis-trans isomerase, whose amino-acid sequence MYKIFLTIMLALTLSAEIVDGIAVIVKGSAITLYDIKKEMQLSKIDAKSATDALIRKALENQEIDERKISVSSGEVYDDIKKTAERNKLSVSEFYEAVRNSSGLTSEELKEKIKEKLLSQKLYSAIAYSGVSEPTEDEIEAYFKSHKDSFAHPSGFKVLIYQSTNKQKLQEKIDNPMFYSPDISSNEQSLPYDRISPELASLLERTSLNSFTAAVPDGKGGYMSFYIKEIESAKETGLDSVRNQIVNMITAEQREQVLGDYFARLRHNAELKMIRNVK is encoded by the coding sequence CTTGCTCTAACACTAAGTGCTGAAATTGTTGATGGAATCGCTGTTATTGTCAAAGGAAGTGCTATAACTCTTTATGACATAAAAAAAGAGATGCAACTTTCAAAAATAGATGCTAAATCTGCTACAGATGCTTTAATAAGAAAAGCTCTTGAAAATCAAGAGATAGATGAGAGAAAAATATCTGTTAGCAGCGGTGAAGTTTATGATGACATCAAAAAAACTGCTGAGAGAAATAAACTTAGTGTAAGTGAGTTTTACGAAGCTGTTAGAAACTCAAGCGGTTTAACATCAGAAGAGTTAAAAGAGAAGATAAAAGAAAAACTACTTTCTCAAAAGCTTTACTCTGCAATCGCCTACAGCGGTGTTTCGGAGCCAACAGAAGATGAGATAGAAGCATATTTTAAATCACATAAAGACTCGTTTGCTCATCCAAGCGGATTTAAAGTTTTGATATATCAGTCAACTAACAAGCAAAAGCTTCAAGAAAAAATTGACAATCCAATGTTCTATTCACCAGATATCTCTAGCAATGAGCAGAGTCTTCCATACGACAGAATCTCTCCAGAATTAGCATCTCTTTTAGAAAGAACATCATTAAACAGTTTTACGGCAGCTGTTCCAGACGGTAAAGGCGGATATATGAGCTTTTACATCAAAGAGATAGAATCAGCTAAAGAGACAGGTTTGGATAGTGTTAGAAACCAAATAGTAAACATGATAACTGCTGAGCAGAGAGAACAGGTTCTTGGTGATTACTTCGCAAGGCTTCGTCATAATGCAGAATTAAAGATGATTAGAAATGTTAAGTGA